A genomic window from Algoriphagus sp. Y33 includes:
- a CDS encoding S41 family peptidase encodes MRKFILGLSILTVPLLSQAQTDARLMQLPDVSDTQITFTFGDDIWVVPKHGGVAQRLTSPAGPEMYPRFSPDGKQIAFSANYNGNYDVYVMPTEGGVPTRLTYHGMPDYVQGWTPDGKSVLFTSGRESGKERFSQFYTIPATGGLPAKLPVPYGEFASYSPDGKTFAYTDRSRVNRNWKRYRGGTAPDILLFNLADFKTENITNNDANDELPMWIGEAVYYMSDNGPEKRNNLWKYDLKTKQNTQLTEFKDFDITFPSNSDKEIVFEAGGSLYLYEIVSGETKRVEIQIISDQKTMIPKIVKTESDMMSASISPDGSRVMANARGEIFNLPAKEGFVSNMTNTSGVAERYPEFAPDGKKIAYWSDETGEYQLTIKSLGSTPQTNTLTKFENGFGYNIFWSPDSKYLVSVNQAMDVMLINAASGEVKIIDKGKYMFEGNLQGFAVSWSPDSRYISYSLSKNNRATSALYVYDTKSSKSSQITSGFYADQSPTFSEDGKYLFFTTNRNFDPQYSDIDNTFIYSNTTGVAVGTLNQSIPSLISLKNDEIKVEEEKSEKEDDKKDDKKEEPKGVDFEISSFENRIEMLDISNGNIGGLASVEGKLLYVRHPNTGAGDDSKSSLELFDFEEKESKTVIEGVGGFSLSANRKKVMVFSNGKLAVVDPSPGQKIEETVPLGDMQMTVVPAEEWKQIFNDVWRFERDYFYDPNMHGVDWDLMRTRYGDLVAQAGSRRDVNIIIGDLIAELNASHTYNGGGDLESGPTISVGYLGANFKLENGAYKIEKIIQGAPWDVEVRSPLLKTGVEVKEGDYILAINGQAIDTDKSIYAALQGLAGKTVQLTVNSSASMAGAKTVLVEPLGSEARLRNLAWINEFRKRVEEATDGRIGYIFVPSTGVDGQNELFRQFYGQMEKEGMIIDERFNNGGQIPDRFVELLDRKPLAFWAVRDGQDWAWPPSGNFGPKVMLINGFSGSGGDAFPDYFRKRQVGPLIGTRTWGGLIGISGAPSLIDGGSVTVPTFRMYDPDGTWFKEGYGVDPDIEVVEDFESLAKGTDAQLEAAIKEVMRLLNSSDKFNAPARPAYENRY; translated from the coding sequence ATGAGAAAATTCATTTTAGGCTTGTCTATATTGACGGTCCCATTGCTTAGCCAAGCGCAGACTGATGCGAGGCTGATGCAGCTGCCTGATGTGTCGGACACACAGATTACTTTTACATTTGGCGATGATATTTGGGTTGTGCCAAAGCATGGAGGTGTTGCCCAGCGCCTGACTTCTCCTGCAGGCCCGGAAATGTATCCGAGATTTTCTCCCGATGGAAAGCAGATCGCTTTTTCTGCCAATTACAATGGTAATTACGATGTGTATGTAATGCCCACTGAGGGGGGAGTTCCTACCAGATTGACCTATCATGGTATGCCGGATTATGTGCAGGGTTGGACACCGGATGGAAAATCTGTGCTGTTTACCTCAGGTAGGGAAAGTGGCAAAGAGCGCTTTTCCCAGTTTTATACTATCCCTGCTACAGGTGGGCTTCCTGCCAAATTACCAGTGCCTTATGGAGAGTTTGCTTCCTACTCTCCGGATGGGAAAACGTTTGCGTATACCGACAGAAGTAGAGTAAACCGGAACTGGAAAAGATATAGAGGCGGCACAGCCCCTGATATTTTACTCTTTAATCTGGCTGACTTCAAGACCGAAAATATTACCAACAATGACGCCAATGACGAACTTCCGATGTGGATCGGCGAGGCGGTATATTACATGTCGGATAATGGCCCCGAGAAACGCAATAACCTCTGGAAATATGACCTAAAAACTAAACAGAACACGCAGCTGACGGAATTCAAAGACTTTGACATCACCTTTCCTTCCAACAGCGATAAAGAAATAGTCTTCGAAGCCGGAGGAAGTTTATACCTATATGAAATAGTATCCGGTGAGACAAAGCGGGTGGAAATTCAGATTATTTCTGACCAAAAGACGATGATTCCCAAAATCGTAAAAACTGAATCCGACATGATGTCCGCAAGTATTTCTCCTGATGGAAGTCGTGTGATGGCAAATGCTCGGGGAGAGATTTTCAATTTGCCTGCGAAGGAAGGTTTTGTGTCAAATATGACCAATACTTCAGGAGTGGCAGAGCGTTACCCAGAATTCGCCCCTGATGGAAAAAAAATAGCCTATTGGTCAGATGAAACGGGAGAATACCAACTCACCATCAAATCCTTGGGATCTACTCCCCAAACTAATACACTCACCAAATTTGAGAACGGATTTGGCTACAATATCTTTTGGTCTCCTGACAGCAAATACCTTGTGAGTGTGAATCAGGCAATGGACGTAATGCTGATAAATGCTGCCTCAGGTGAAGTAAAGATTATTGACAAGGGTAAGTACATGTTTGAAGGCAATTTGCAGGGATTTGCGGTAAGTTGGTCTCCTGATAGCAGGTACATTTCATACAGCCTCTCTAAGAATAACCGCGCGACCTCAGCACTCTATGTGTATGATACCAAGTCAAGCAAGTCATCGCAAATCACCTCTGGTTTTTATGCTGATCAAAGTCCGACTTTCAGCGAAGACGGAAAATATCTCTTCTTTACAACGAATCGGAATTTTGATCCCCAGTATTCCGACATTGATAACACCTTCATCTATTCCAATACTACCGGTGTAGCGGTAGGGACACTCAATCAATCTATTCCTTCACTTATTTCACTGAAAAATGATGAGATAAAAGTAGAAGAGGAGAAGTCAGAGAAGGAAGATGATAAAAAGGACGATAAGAAGGAAGAACCAAAGGGAGTGGATTTTGAGATTTCATCTTTTGAAAACAGAATTGAAATGCTTGACATTTCAAACGGAAATATAGGAGGACTGGCTTCTGTGGAAGGAAAGCTGTTATACGTTCGCCATCCAAATACAGGAGCAGGTGATGATTCCAAGAGTAGTTTGGAATTGTTTGATTTTGAGGAGAAAGAATCCAAGACAGTGATCGAAGGAGTAGGCGGTTTTTCACTTTCTGCCAATCGCAAAAAAGTAATGGTTTTCTCTAACGGAAAACTAGCTGTAGTTGACCCTTCTCCTGGACAGAAAATCGAAGAAACTGTCCCGCTGGGGGATATGCAGATGACAGTGGTGCCCGCTGAAGAGTGGAAACAGATCTTCAACGATGTATGGAGATTTGAACGTGATTATTTCTACGATCCCAATATGCATGGGGTAGACTGGGATCTGATGCGTACCCGTTATGGAGATTTGGTTGCTCAGGCTGGGTCTAGGCGGGATGTGAACATCATCATAGGAGATCTAATTGCGGAGTTAAATGCTTCTCACACGTACAATGGCGGAGGGGATCTGGAGTCAGGGCCTACTATATCTGTAGGGTATTTGGGAGCAAATTTCAAACTGGAAAATGGTGCCTATAAAATTGAAAAAATAATTCAGGGAGCCCCTTGGGATGTGGAAGTCCGATCTCCATTGCTTAAGACGGGTGTGGAAGTGAAAGAAGGGGATTATATTCTGGCTATCAATGGTCAAGCGATTGATACGGACAAATCTATTTATGCGGCTCTTCAGGGACTGGCAGGAAAGACAGTTCAGCTTACTGTAAACAGTTCAGCTTCGATGGCAGGTGCCAAAACTGTCTTGGTGGAACCTCTTGGGTCAGAAGCCAGATTAAGAAATCTCGCCTGGATAAATGAATTCCGCAAAAGAGTGGAGGAAGCTACAGACGGAAGAATAGGATACATTTTTGTGCCGAGTACAGGAGTAGATGGGCAAAATGAGCTTTTTCGTCAGTTCTACGGGCAGATGGAAAAAGAAGGGATGATTATCGATGAGCGCTTTAACAATGGCGGACAGATTCCCGATCGATTTGTAGAATTGTTGGACCGTAAACCTTTGGCATTCTGGGCAGTCCGGGATGGACAGGATTGGGCTTGGCCTCCTTCAGGCAATTTTGGCCCTAAAGTGATGCTGATCAACGGCTTCTCAGGCTCAGGCGGGGATGCTTTTCCTGATTACTTCCGCAAGCGGCAGGTGGGTCCGCTGATCGGTACACGTACCTGGGGAGGTTTGATTGGCATTTCCGGTGCACCTTCTCTGATAGATGGCGGTTCTGTGACGGTACCGACTTTTAGAATGTATGATCCTGATGGGACTTGGTTCAAGGAAGGATATGGTGTGGATCCTGACATCGAAGTAGTGGAAGACTTCGAAAGTCTTGCTAAAGGTACTGATGCTCAATTGGAGGCAGCTATCAAGGAAGTGATGCGCCTACTCAATAGTAGCGATAAATTCAATGCTCCTGCACGTCCTGCTTATGAGAATAGGTATTAG
- a CDS encoding CAP domain-containing protein, whose product MTLRFLSATFFLFYQASLAQTWISSDYNRFTSAQFFQLDAVNQTINFKNIDRALLQAAMFYATNEERIKYGLPPFEHSDLIEKVASDHASDMVNYNFYSHVSRVKGKKTIGDRFAREGTKRMFIGENISSSIGLQYQSGRKINVPNSGGMYTYANDRREVILPHTYLSYAREVVRLWMDSPSHRKSILNPNFEQLGCGSQVYSNRESHNVPYLMGVQCFASKN is encoded by the coding sequence TTGACTTTACGATTTCTCTCAGCCACCTTTTTTCTATTCTACCAAGCTTCGCTCGCCCAAACTTGGATCTCCTCAGACTACAATCGCTTCACATCTGCTCAGTTTTTCCAACTTGATGCGGTAAACCAAACCATCAACTTCAAAAATATAGACAGAGCCCTGCTACAGGCTGCTATGTTCTATGCGACCAATGAGGAGCGAATCAAATACGGATTGCCACCTTTCGAGCATTCTGATCTCATCGAAAAAGTGGCTTCCGACCATGCAAGTGACATGGTCAATTATAATTTCTACTCCCATGTAAGTAGGGTGAAAGGAAAAAAAACCATAGGTGACCGCTTCGCCCGTGAGGGAACTAAGCGAATGTTTATAGGGGAAAATATCAGCTCCTCCATAGGATTACAATATCAGAGCGGTAGAAAAATAAATGTCCCCAATAGCGGAGGAATGTACACCTACGCCAATGATCGGCGCGAAGTCATCCTTCCCCACACCTATTTAAGTTATGCAAGAGAAGTGGTACGGCTTTGGATGGATTCACCTTCACATAGAAAGAGCATTCTAAATCCAAACTTCGAGCAATTGGGATGCGGGTCTCAGGTGTACAGCAACCGCGAATCCCACAATGTCCCCTATCTTATGGGAGTACAGTGTTTTGCCAGCAAAAACTAG